In one window of Nakamurella alba DNA:
- a CDS encoding ABC-F family ATP-binding cassette domain-containing protein, protein MSTAPHAVTLADVSFAWADGALLLDGVSGTFGRGRTGLIGANGAGKSTLLRLIAGELTPTAGSVTTHGRVGHLRQGVLLRKDAQVSDLLGIRSPLDAVRAIEAGSTSPQNYEAVGDRWDIAAEASAALDEAGLGRIDLDRRVGTLSGGEGIAVALIGLRLAEAQIALLDEPTNNLDSRARGQLLDLVADWKRTMIVVSHDVRLLNAMDATADLRDGALEFFGGTYDAYTEHLALEQAAAEQQLRTSEQELRTEKRQRIEAETKLARRQRYAKTDYRNKRKPKTVMRQRATEAQVSAGKHRGLLDDRVEAAELAVAAGESRVRRDVRIHLDLPDPDVPAGRALLRLDAGDFTTELRGPERLALLGDNGVGKTRLLEGLVAGRSPHGTLFTDRVGYLPQRRELADETGTVLAAVSAVAPHRTGGELRSNLARLGLRGEAAERQVAGLSGGERFRVALARLLLAEPPHQLLLLDEPTNDLDLATIDVLVQALEAYRGGLVVVSHDDGFLERLGIGTWIELSGLGCPRFRAARQDGSARSTAPTSPPTGSPR, encoded by the coding sequence TTGAGTACGGCCCCGCACGCGGTCACCCTCGCCGACGTCTCTTTCGCATGGGCCGACGGTGCGCTCCTTCTCGACGGAGTTTCCGGCACGTTCGGGCGCGGGCGCACCGGGTTGATCGGCGCGAACGGGGCCGGCAAATCGACACTGCTGCGGCTGATCGCCGGCGAACTGACGCCGACCGCCGGGTCGGTCACCACGCACGGACGCGTCGGACACCTCCGGCAGGGTGTGCTGCTCCGGAAGGATGCGCAGGTCAGCGACCTGCTCGGCATCCGGTCGCCGCTGGACGCGGTGCGCGCCATCGAAGCGGGCTCCACGTCGCCGCAAAACTACGAGGCCGTCGGTGACCGATGGGACATCGCCGCGGAGGCGAGCGCCGCCCTCGACGAGGCAGGGCTCGGCCGGATCGATCTCGACCGCCGCGTCGGGACGCTCTCCGGCGGCGAGGGGATCGCGGTCGCACTGATCGGGCTGCGACTGGCGGAGGCGCAGATCGCCCTGCTCGACGAACCCACCAACAATCTCGACTCCCGGGCGCGCGGGCAGCTGCTCGACCTCGTCGCCGACTGGAAACGCACCATGATCGTGGTCAGTCATGACGTACGCCTGCTCAACGCCATGGACGCCACGGCCGACCTGCGGGACGGCGCACTCGAGTTCTTCGGCGGAACCTACGACGCCTACACCGAGCATCTCGCGCTCGAACAGGCGGCGGCCGAACAACAACTCCGCACCAGCGAGCAGGAGCTGCGCACCGAGAAGCGCCAGCGCATCGAGGCCGAGACCAAGCTCGCCCGACGGCAGCGCTACGCGAAGACCGACTACCGGAACAAGCGCAAGCCGAAGACCGTGATGCGGCAGCGCGCGACCGAGGCGCAGGTGTCGGCCGGCAAGCACCGCGGTCTGCTCGACGACCGCGTCGAGGCCGCCGAGCTGGCGGTCGCCGCCGGCGAGAGCCGGGTGCGTCGCGACGTCCGTATCCACCTCGACCTCCCGGATCCGGACGTGCCCGCCGGCAGGGCGCTGCTACGCCTGGATGCAGGCGACTTCACGACCGAACTGCGCGGCCCGGAGCGGCTCGCCCTCCTCGGCGACAACGGCGTCGGCAAGACCCGACTGCTCGAAGGTCTCGTCGCGGGCCGATCACCCCACGGCACCCTGTTCACCGACCGCGTCGGATACCTGCCGCAGCGCCGGGAACTCGCCGACGAGACAGGAACCGTGCTCGCAGCCGTGAGCGCGGTGGCACCGCATCGGACGGGCGGCGAGCTGCGATCGAACCTGGCCCGGCTGGGTCTGCGCGGCGAGGCGGCCGAACGCCAGGTCGCCGGTCTGTCGGGTGGCGAGCGATTCCGGGTCGCTCTCGCCCGGCTGCTGCTCGCCGAGCCGCCCCACCAGCTGCTGCTGCTCGACGAACCGACCAACGACCTCGATCTGGCCACCATCGACGTGCTGGTGCAGGCGCTCGAGGCCTACCGCGGCGGACTCGTCGTCGTCAGCCACGACGACGGGTTCCTCGAGCGCCTCGGGATCGGCACCTGGATCGAACTGTCCGGGCTCGGGTGTCCCCGGTTCCGGGCCGCGCGACAGGACGGGTCCGCACGGTCGACGGCACCGACCTCACCGCCGACCGGCTCACCACGATGA
- a CDS encoding helix-turn-helix domain-containing protein, which produces MTSPADPPNEDPVRREQAAGGSLTLAALRQERDLSQSALSVRSGIAIRTVRNLERGGSSRPRLATVQRVFDVLRPDASAREDIVRELGLDRRSHWFEPRRLFRISAAIDEAAARVEPILRKYRTVYYRRHVTVRHRRVVSETFRTVIVATEPHVDTIAGVIDTESVEAACRLQVRPFEGCSDLSAEPVRGESLVLVRLCLPRPLREGEAHEYAIVYSDPLAVDGDAGSRFVGLHTPVPAAVLQVGFDGTDPPAWVRNATREVPSAHPALDRPVGLDPAGEATRTLTEPDPGWHGLAWGWSRPAPTGHSSSW; this is translated from the coding sequence ATGACGTCCCCTGCTGACCCGCCGAACGAGGACCCCGTCCGGCGTGAGCAGGCCGCCGGAGGCTCCCTCACGCTGGCCGCGTTGCGGCAGGAGCGCGACCTCTCCCAGTCCGCGTTGTCGGTGCGCAGCGGCATCGCGATCCGGACCGTCCGCAATCTCGAACGAGGCGGCAGTTCCAGGCCCCGGCTCGCCACGGTGCAACGGGTCTTCGACGTGCTGCGACCGGATGCCTCCGCGCGCGAGGACATCGTGCGCGAACTCGGGCTCGACCGGAGGAGTCACTGGTTCGAACCGCGCCGGCTCTTCCGGATCTCCGCTGCGATCGACGAGGCGGCGGCCCGGGTGGAACCGATACTGCGGAAGTACCGGACGGTGTACTACCGGAGGCACGTGACGGTGCGCCACCGACGGGTCGTCTCGGAGACCTTCCGGACCGTGATCGTCGCGACCGAGCCGCACGTGGACACGATCGCGGGGGTGATCGACACCGAGTCGGTCGAGGCAGCGTGCCGGTTGCAGGTCCGGCCCTTCGAGGGCTGCAGTGATCTGTCGGCCGAACCGGTCCGGGGCGAGAGCCTCGTGCTCGTCAGGCTGTGCCTCCCGAGACCTCTGCGCGAAGGAGAGGCCCACGAGTACGCCATCGTCTACTCGGATCCCCTCGCGGTGGACGGTGACGCAGGATCGCGGTTCGTCGGTCTCCACACGCCTGTCCCGGCCGCCGTGCTGCAGGTCGGGTTCGACGGGACGGATCCTCCGGCCTGGGTCCGGAACGCGACCCGGGAGGTACCGTCCGCACACCCGGCGCTGGACCGGCCGGTCGGCCTCGATCCGGCCGGCGAGGCGACCCGGACGCTCACCGAGCCGGATCCCGGATGGCACGGTCTGGCCTGGGGGTGGAGCCGGCCTGCTCCGACAGGGCACTCGTCATCGTGGTGA
- a CDS encoding NUDIX hydrolase, which translates to MNPVPPMNPVAERCPREPRSGCGAAIVVDGSILLLRRRNDPEAGAWGVPGGKIDLFETVEQAVRREIAEEAGIELGALRLLCVVDQIDRDAGEHWIAPVLLARDITGEPRIMEPHKHSGLRWFPLGEPPAPLTVATRTALLHL; encoded by the coding sequence ATGAACCCGGTGCCCCCGATGAACCCGGTGGCCGAGCGATGCCCGCGCGAGCCGCGCAGCGGGTGCGGGGCGGCGATCGTCGTGGACGGCAGCATCCTGCTCCTGCGGCGCCGCAACGATCCGGAGGCCGGGGCGTGGGGCGTGCCCGGCGGGAAGATCGACCTGTTCGAGACCGTCGAGCAGGCGGTGCGGCGGGAGATCGCCGAGGAGGCCGGGATCGAGCTGGGAGCACTGCGACTGCTCTGCGTCGTCGACCAGATCGACCGCGACGCCGGTGAGCACTGGATCGCCCCGGTGTTGCTGGCCCGCGACATCACCGGCGAGCCGCGGATCATGGAGCCGCACAAGCACTCCGGGCTGCGATGGTTCCCGCTGGGGGAACCGCCGGCGCCGCTCACCGTCGCGACCCGGACCGCCCTGCTGCACCTCTGA
- a CDS encoding class I SAM-dependent methyltransferase: MTAGQQDFWEKHYRALDPGWGIRPNAVLLDMLARLDPPAGRALDLGAGHGGDAVGLAARGWTVTAADVAPTALARVTELAERNGVAAQVTAVHADLSDAATDLAAVTGGDVFDLVTASYFHLHDAAVRAHALRRAAGLLKPSGLLVVVDHASFAPWSWRGEGHPGFPAPEQTLAALDLPSAEWTTEICENRERIATGPAGETAPVTDTVIVVRRAV; encoded by the coding sequence ATGACCGCCGGGCAACAGGACTTCTGGGAGAAGCATTACCGCGCACTCGATCCGGGCTGGGGGATCCGGCCGAACGCAGTGCTGCTCGACATGCTCGCTCGACTCGACCCACCGGCAGGCCGTGCCCTGGACCTCGGGGCCGGTCACGGTGGCGACGCCGTCGGCCTGGCCGCACGCGGCTGGACGGTCACCGCGGCCGACGTCGCCCCCACCGCGCTGGCCCGGGTCACGGAACTGGCCGAGCGGAACGGGGTGGCGGCTCAGGTCACCGCCGTCCATGCCGATCTGTCCGACGCCGCAACGGATCTCGCTGCGGTCACCGGCGGTGATGTGTTCGATCTGGTCACCGCGAGCTACTTCCACCTGCACGACGCAGCCGTCAGGGCCCATGCCCTGCGCCGGGCGGCCGGGTTGCTCAAACCGTCAGGACTGCTGGTGGTCGTCGACCATGCGTCGTTCGCGCCCTGGTCGTGGCGGGGCGAGGGACATCCGGGCTTCCCCGCCCCGGAGCAGACGCTGGCGGCACTGGACCTGCCGTCCGCCGAGTGGACGACGGAGATCTGCGAAAACCGGGAACGGATCGCGACCGGGCCGGCCGGCGAGACGGCACCGGTGACCGACACGGTGATCGTTGTGCGTCGGGCTGTCTGA
- a CDS encoding LacI family DNA-binding transcriptional regulator, with the protein MQFRPVRAPGMHDVARLAGVSHMTVSRVLNNHPSVAESTRAKVQAAIDELGYRRNVAARTLVTRRSDTIGVITSGSSLYGPSTTLIAVERAAREAGYFVSVASLESIETSAVTGAIGHFVDQGVDGIVAIAPEAGPAHLAEPFRAQVPVVLVAAGAEPAAGVRIASVDQELGARLATRHLVELGHTRIGHVAGPDPWFDATARVRGWRRELKESRLRPGPVVAGDWTAEGGAAAARVMIRKGLPSALFVANDLMALGVIRALHDAGLSVPQDVSVVGFDDAPGSAYFVPGLTTVRQDLEALGAQCIEMLLDALGGAPADRPPIEPELVIRESTARL; encoded by the coding sequence GTGCAGTTCCGGCCGGTCCGTGCGCCGGGGATGCACGACGTCGCACGCCTGGCCGGGGTGTCGCACATGACCGTGAGCCGGGTGCTGAACAACCACCCCAGCGTTGCCGAGTCCACCCGGGCGAAGGTGCAGGCCGCGATCGACGAGCTCGGCTACCGCAGGAATGTCGCGGCCCGCACCCTGGTCACCCGACGGTCGGACACCATCGGCGTGATCACCAGCGGCTCCTCGCTCTACGGCCCCAGCACCACGCTCATCGCCGTCGAGCGAGCGGCGCGGGAGGCCGGCTACTTCGTCAGCGTGGCCAGCCTGGAGAGCATCGAGACCTCGGCGGTGACCGGGGCGATCGGCCATTTCGTGGACCAGGGTGTGGACGGCATCGTCGCCATCGCCCCGGAGGCAGGTCCGGCGCACCTGGCCGAACCCTTCCGGGCGCAGGTGCCGGTGGTGCTGGTGGCGGCCGGCGCGGAGCCCGCAGCCGGCGTGCGGATCGCATCGGTGGACCAGGAGCTCGGTGCGCGGCTGGCTACCCGACACCTGGTGGAGCTCGGGCACACCCGCATCGGGCATGTGGCAGGCCCTGATCCGTGGTTCGACGCGACCGCGCGGGTCCGCGGGTGGCGCCGCGAGCTCAAGGAGTCCCGGCTGCGGCCGGGCCCGGTGGTCGCCGGCGACTGGACCGCGGAGGGCGGCGCCGCCGCGGCCCGCGTGATGATCAGGAAAGGCCTGCCGTCGGCCTTGTTCGTCGCCAACGACCTGATGGCACTCGGCGTCATCAGGGCACTGCACGACGCCGGACTGTCGGTGCCGCAGGATGTCTCGGTGGTGGGCTTCGACGACGCACCGGGCTCGGCCTACTTCGTGCCCGGCCTGACCACCGTCCGCCAGGACCTGGAGGCGCTCGGTGCGCAGTGCATCGAGATGCTGCTGGACGCACTCGGTGGTGCCCCGGCCGATCGACCGCCGATCGAGCCGGAACTGGTGATCCGCGAGAGCACCGCGCGTCTCTGA
- a CDS encoding MmcQ/YjbR family DNA-binding protein, whose amino-acid sequence MATLEDATALASALPEVEETTRYGHRSWAVRRKVFAWERPFSKADLKRFGDETPPSGPILAITTADLHEKEAIIAAGPGVFFTIPHFDNYAAVLLRLDAITKPALREAIVDGWLACAPDSLAATYRDRS is encoded by the coding sequence ATGGCCACCCTGGAGGACGCCACCGCGCTGGCGTCGGCGCTGCCCGAGGTCGAGGAGACCACCCGTTACGGCCACCGGTCATGGGCGGTGCGCCGCAAGGTGTTCGCCTGGGAGCGGCCGTTCAGCAAGGCCGACCTGAAGCGCTTCGGCGACGAGACCCCGCCCTCCGGACCGATTCTCGCGATCACCACGGCCGACCTGCACGAGAAGGAGGCGATCATCGCGGCCGGTCCCGGCGTCTTCTTCACCATCCCGCACTTCGACAACTACGCCGCGGTCCTGCTCCGGCTCGATGCCATCACGAAGCCCGCACTGCGGGAGGCGATCGTCGACGGTTGGCTGGCCTGCGCGCCCGACTCGCTCGCCGCGACCTACCGCGACAGGTCCTGA
- a CDS encoding cation:proton antiporter: MTALVIAVAGLLVVAGATALAPRLRIAAPLILVLLGIGVSFLPFVPAVEIDPEWILAGVLPPLLYSASVSMPSMNFRREFPPIASLSVVLVVLSAVGLGAFFHWVIPGLDLWWGIALGAIISPTDAVATSIVKKLGVSGRVVSVLEGESLLNDATALVMLRTAVAATAASISFWGAFGQFLYSVAIAVALGILVGQLNLLLRARVTDATVNTVLSFTVPFLASVPAELLEASGLVAAVIAGLVTGYGAARKLPPRHRLSDNQNWRVIEMVLEGAIFLVMGLELAGLLADVEAEHAGIGRAAVIAACALALTVLIRAVWTVPLLLGLRRRARRSVRLKPRLDALQERFDKNDADGDAADTEWLTRGQRPAPSPVRVERFRTRIRRGLADIDYLLARPMGWRDGGILIWAGMRGAVTLAAAQTLPEDTPQRPFLVLIAFMVATGSLLVQGGTLGWVVGRLRQDADADSRAETDRQRGEVVDLLRRVAGDVQAEHPDVDIRTVWTTVLDAQRAALLDARDDGIYDAEVLRSALLSLDADQISIELRGGGEDF; encoded by the coding sequence ATGACTGCACTGGTGATCGCCGTGGCCGGCCTGCTCGTGGTCGCCGGGGCGACCGCCCTGGCCCCGCGGCTGCGCATCGCCGCGCCGTTGATCCTGGTGCTGCTCGGCATCGGGGTGAGCTTCCTGCCGTTCGTCCCCGCGGTCGAGATCGACCCGGAATGGATCCTCGCCGGCGTGCTGCCGCCGCTGCTGTACTCGGCGTCGGTGTCCATGCCCAGCATGAACTTCCGCCGCGAGTTCCCGCCGATCGCCAGCCTGTCGGTGGTGCTGGTGGTGCTGTCCGCGGTCGGCCTGGGCGCCTTCTTCCACTGGGTGATCCCCGGCCTGGACCTCTGGTGGGGCATCGCGCTGGGCGCGATCATCAGCCCTACCGACGCGGTGGCGACCTCGATCGTCAAGAAGCTGGGCGTCTCCGGGCGGGTGGTGTCGGTCCTGGAAGGCGAAAGCCTGCTCAACGACGCCACCGCCCTGGTGATGCTGCGCACCGCGGTCGCCGCCACCGCCGCGTCCATCTCGTTCTGGGGCGCGTTCGGGCAGTTCCTCTACTCGGTGGCGATCGCGGTCGCCCTCGGCATCCTCGTCGGCCAGTTGAACCTGCTGCTCCGGGCGCGGGTCACCGACGCGACGGTCAACACCGTGCTGTCCTTCACCGTCCCGTTCCTGGCGTCCGTCCCGGCCGAGCTGCTGGAGGCGTCCGGCCTGGTCGCCGCGGTGATCGCGGGGCTGGTCACCGGCTACGGTGCGGCCCGGAAGCTGCCGCCGCGCCACCGGTTGTCGGACAACCAGAACTGGCGCGTGATCGAGATGGTGCTGGAGGGCGCCATCTTCCTGGTGATGGGCCTGGAGCTGGCCGGACTGCTGGCCGATGTGGAGGCCGAGCACGCCGGCATCGGCCGCGCAGCGGTGATCGCCGCCTGCGCGCTGGCGCTGACCGTGCTGATCCGGGCCGTGTGGACGGTGCCGCTGCTGCTCGGCCTGCGGCGCCGGGCCCGCCGCAGCGTCCGGCTCAAACCGCGGCTGGACGCGTTGCAGGAGCGCTTCGACAAGAACGACGCCGACGGGGATGCCGCCGACACCGAGTGGCTCACCCGGGGGCAGCGACCGGCGCCGAGCCCGGTCCGGGTGGAGCGGTTCCGGACCCGGATCCGCCGCGGGCTGGCCGACATCGACTACCTGCTGGCCCGGCCGATGGGGTGGCGGGACGGCGGGATCCTGATCTGGGCCGGGATGCGCGGCGCCGTCACCCTGGCCGCCGCGCAGACGCTGCCGGAGGACACGCCGCAGCGGCCGTTCCTGGTGTTGATCGCATTCATGGTGGCCACCGGGTCGCTGCTGGTCCAGGGCGGCACCCTGGGCTGGGTGGTCGGCCGGCTGCGGCAGGACGCGGACGCCGACAGCCGGGCAGAGACGGACCGGCAGCGCGGGGAGGTGGTCGACCTGCTGCGGCGGGTGGCCGGTGACGTACAGGCGGAGCACCCCGACGTCGACATCCGGACGGTCTGGACGACGGTGCTGGACGCGCAGCGGGCGGCCCTGCTCGACGCCCGGGATGACGGGATCTACGACGCCGAGGTGCTGCGCAGCGCCCTGCTCAGTCTGGACGCCGACCAGATCAGCATCGAACTGCGTGGCGGTGGCGAGGACTTCTGA
- a CDS encoding class I SAM-dependent methyltransferase — protein MTGYSDAQAAELYDLLNPWWPGDDFYLAEVMAARAALDIGCGSGALLDRARRDGHTGRLIGADPDAAAVAVASARQPAVEWRRSTAADLDLVGAVDLVTMAGNAFQCLVTDDVLSSSLVAWQRALRPAGRLVFDSRNPEARAWLGWTPEHATDVVDDAGRALRIEHRVQAVTPVGDGVLVDFTESTCDTDGTVLRTDRTTLRFRTDGEIRDMLQQHGFRVLEQYGGWDLGPVSPDRPSIIVVAQRV, from the coding sequence GTGACCGGGTACTCCGATGCGCAGGCGGCCGAGCTCTACGACCTGCTGAACCCCTGGTGGCCGGGCGACGACTTCTACCTGGCCGAGGTCATGGCTGCTCGTGCTGCCCTCGACATCGGTTGCGGCAGCGGGGCTCTGCTCGATCGGGCGCGGCGTGACGGGCACACCGGCCGGTTGATCGGCGCCGACCCCGACGCCGCCGCGGTGGCGGTGGCGTCCGCCCGGCAGCCCGCCGTCGAGTGGCGGCGCAGCACCGCCGCGGACCTGGATCTGGTCGGCGCGGTCGATCTGGTCACCATGGCGGGCAACGCCTTCCAGTGCCTGGTGACCGACGACGTGCTGTCGTCCTCGCTCGTGGCGTGGCAGCGGGCCCTACGACCGGCCGGCCGCCTGGTGTTCGACTCCCGCAACCCGGAAGCCCGGGCCTGGCTGGGCTGGACCCCCGAGCACGCCACCGATGTCGTCGACGACGCCGGTCGCGCACTGCGCATCGAGCACAGGGTGCAGGCGGTGACCCCGGTCGGCGACGGCGTGCTCGTCGACTTCACCGAGTCGACGTGCGACACGGACGGCACCGTGCTGCGCACGGATCGCACGACACTGCGCTTCCGGACCGACGGGGAGATCCGGGACATGCTGCAGCAGCACGGGTTCCGCGTGCTGGAGCAGTACGGCGGCTGGGATCTCGGGCCGGTGTCGCCGGACCGACCGTCGATCATCGTGGTCGCACAACGGGTCTGA